The Pirellulales bacterium DNA segment CTCGAAGTGTTCGAAGGCGGGTTGCGAGAGCTTGCCGTCCGTGTGCAGCGCCGTTAGTTTTGCGGCGCATTGATCGAGCAACGTGGTGTCCTTGGCCGTGATGGCCGTCCACAGGGCGTCTGCCGTCTGCCATGCGTCTTCGTCCTGGGCAAACTGAGGTGGCTGTGCGCAACCGCTGGCGATCACGAGCAATAGCAGAGCAAGAAGCGCCGTCGCGGCATGCCTTGTCTGCCGTGAAAGGACAAGGCATGCCATGCGGAGAATCGGAAATGCGTCTGCCCTGCACATCACCACGCTCCGCTCGCGACGTCCGCTTCGTTCCGTGTCGACAACGCCACCCAGACCCAGGGATCGATCTCTTCGCGAATGAATCGCGCTGAGCCGTCTCCCAGGCTCACGTTGGCGCCGCCAATATGCTCGGAATACATCTCGTCGGTATGGCCGAACGGGTTGTTCGGCGCGTGAATGATCACTTGCGGCTTATCGTGCGGGTCGGGACCGCTGTGCGCGCCGACCAGACAGCCTGCGCTATTGCAGTCCGATGGCCAAGGGAACAAATCGAGCCGGGGACAGGTTGCGGCGCCTGGCACGACGCCGACCCACGTCTTGTTACTCAAAAAAGACGTGTGCTCGCCGAGGAACACGGTGTTCGATAGCCCATCAGTCACGTCCGCCGGACGGGTGCGCGCGTTGCGATAGAACGGCCCGTTCAGGCTGGCCAGCTTGTTGCCGTTCTCGACGATCGGTTCCGGAACTTCGAAGTTGTACGAGTAGGGCGTCGTTCGCCCCCACGGCTGCGAGACGCCGGCGTTCGTTACGTAATGCGAGTGCGCGAAGAAGATCCGTGGCACGAGCGCGACGCCATGCACCAGGTCGCCCGAGTCTTTCTCGACAACGAACCCGTCGCTGCCGCCGGTGACGGACGGACAGAGGAAAGCGGGC contains these protein-coding regions:
- a CDS encoding DUF1559 domain-containing protein — encoded protein: MKSNLWVAVTVAAGFDGALSMARVRTKRARPSTTAGFSLVELLVIISIIGLLVGLLLPAVQAARESARRGQCLNNLKQLGLGLLSFENVRGVFPPAYVGDSYANGTQYGISYGDDNRNGPTGFAWGTLTLPFIEQQALYDSFDLNVPCWAPVNAASATTQLPAFLCPSVTGGSDGFVVEKDSGDLVHGVALVPRIFFAHSHYVTNAGVSQPWGRTTPYSYNFEVPEPIVENGNKLASLNGPFYRNARTRPADVTDGLSNTVFLGEHTSFLSNKTWVGVVPGAATCPRLDLFPWPSDCNSAGCLVGAHSGPDPHDKPQVIIHAPNNPFGHTDEMYSEHIGGANVSLGDGSARFIREEIDPWVWVALSTRNEADVASGAW